The Drosophila nasuta strain 15112-1781.00 chromosome 2L, ASM2355853v1, whole genome shotgun sequence genome window below encodes:
- the LOC132790039 gene encoding leucine-rich repeat transmembrane neuronal protein 3, giving the protein MKTVYIYMTFVISMIVFLLPLNSATEKSENGTTVPPETTLKPKTDVLKSDICTKCSCDAKNSLIDCSRKLANWFSPEEWEILQNGDITFETMKLSHNNLTNIPALPTYGVKKLFLDYNRISSITVGAFQNLTELTKLDLSNNQLTSKALIPDVFKGPYSVQDFEPLKNLKSLNLGYNRLHLLDDDLFEHVPYLEELILCSNSFQVIDKQTETALSGCSSLKVLDISYMELKTLPETIFHGPQDLDTLIVSGNLFDKIPKAFDYADNLKRLVLDENPIGNLEGDNIFPAMTSLQYLSCAFMPNLFKIGSGALSELQNLTELILSDNTQLIEIDSHAMCKNVTGGDNFDYPPLEKLYLNNCNLTVLPRDLIVRWDKLHALDLRYNPWLCDISNEYMVNYLIQHVNKSTPILASNVICENPTELKGLEVLNVSNNKLLGVLPSGASWVWIGLIIVLLSILVTLSGLLVYRRGYCGIGKKKESARRALYSRTSFNEDFHI; this is encoded by the exons ATGAAgacagtatatatatatatgacaTTTGTTATATCAATGATTGTATTTCTATTACCTTTGAATTCTGCAACCGAAAAATCAGAAAATGGAACAACAGTACCACCAGAGACAACtctaaaa CCAAAAACAGACGTTTTGAAAAGTGATATATGCACAAAGTGTTCATGCGATGCCAAGAACAGTTTGATAGATTGTTCACGAAAATTGGCTAATTGGTTTTCCCCAGAAGAATGGGAGATTCTTCAAAATGGAGACATTACTTTCGAAACTATGAAATTGTCTCATAATAATCTAACCAATATTCCTGCACTGCCAACATATGGGGTcaagaaattgtttttggaTTACAATAGAATATCCTCGATTACGGTTGGAGCATTCCAAAATTTGACGGAACTTACGAAACTTGACTTATCTAACAATCAACTGACTTCAAAAGCCTTAATACCAGACGTTTTCAAGGGCCCTTATTCCGTTCAAGACTTTGAGCCATTGAAGAATTTAAAATCACTAAATTTAGGATATAACCGTCTACATTTATTAGATGATGATTTATTTGAGCACGTTCCATACCTTGAGGAACTTATTTTGTGCTCAAATAGCTTCCAAGTGATTGATAAACAAACGGAAACTGCGCTTTCAGGATGTTCATCCCTAAAG gTATTGGATATATCATATATGGAATTAAAAACGTTACCCGAAACCATTTTTCATGGACCACAAGATCTCGATACACTTATTGTTTCTGGAAATCTGTTTGATAAAATACCCAAAGCTTTTGATTATGCGGATAACTTAAAACGATTAGTTCTCGACGAAAATCCAATTGGTAACTTGGAAGGAGATAA tatttttccTGCGATGACAAGCTTACAATACCTTAGTTGCGCATTTATGCCCAACTTATTCAAAATTGGATCTGGTGCACTCAGTGAACTTCAAA ATCTAACCGAGTTAATTTTGAGTGACAACACCcagttaattgaaattgacagCCATGCTATGTGTAAGAATGTAACTGGAGGAGACAATTTCGACTATCCTCCTCTTGAAAAg ttgtATCTTAATAATTGTAACCTTACAGTGTTACCCAGAGACTTAATTGTTCGCTGGGACAAACTGCATGCACTAGACTTACGGTATAACCCTTGGTTATGCGATATCTCCAACGAATACATGGTAAACTATCTTATACAACATGTGAACAAATCAACGCCAATTTTAGCATCAAATGTTATTTGTGAGAATCCGACTGAACTGAAAGGATTAGAAGTTCTAAATGtctcaaataataaattacttgGAGTTTTACCATCAGGAGCAAGTTGGGTCTGGATTGGCTTAATAATCGTATTATTGTCAATATTAGTCACCTTATCCGGGCTACTAGTCTATAGGCGGGGCTATTGCGGCATAGGGAAGAAAAAGGAATCAGCAAGAAGAGCTTTATATAGTCGAACCAGTTTTAACGAAGACTTTCATATATAA
- the LOC132798851 gene encoding uncharacterized protein LOC132798851 isoform X2, whose amino-acid sequence MELNRQGALCENASEERKKLYKLDMLSHARKNSRLNTISDVFNRALDSSDPLLSTINLKERRRLNYKKSLPRDVIVALLESPDIELPITWACVDEKKAEIMNSGRVTWSWMKSFVKNKLLTGHQGICTKFQVSIFKNGINANSGLFAHSALRVK is encoded by the exons ATGGAATTAAATCGTCAAG GGGCTCTCTGTGAAAATGCGTCAGAAGAGcgcaaaaaattgtacaaactcGATATGCTTTCTCATGCAAGGAAAAACAGCCGCCTGAATACTATATCAGATGTGTTTAATAGAGCATTGGATTCCTCTGACCCGCTGCTTTCAACTATAAATCTAAAGGAACGCCGAAgattaaactataaaaaaagcCTACCAAGAGATGTTATTGTAGCTCTTTTGGAATCTCCTGATATTGAGCTTCCAATAACATGGGCATGTGTAGACGAGAAGAAGGCGGAGATAATGAACTCGGGCAGAGTTACCTGGAGTTGGATGAAGAGCtttgtgaaaaataaattattaactgggCACCAAG gtatatgTACAAAGTTTCAGGTTTCTATCTTCAAAAATGGTATAAATGCAAATTCgggactttttgcccacagtgCACTGCGTGTTAAATAA
- the LOC132798851 gene encoding uncharacterized protein LOC132798851 isoform X1 — protein MSSILHKVLVHWHQIMETSVLLLGALCENASEERKKLYKLDMLSHARKNSRLNTISDVFNRALDSSDPLLSTINLKERRRLNYKKSLPRDVIVALLESPDIELPITWACVDEKKAEIMNSGRVTWSWMKSFVKNKLLTGHQGICTKFQVSIFKNGINANSGLFAHSALRVK, from the exons ATGTCTTCAATTTTGCATAAAGTACTGGTACATTGGCACCAAATTATGGAAACTTCCGTACTTCTTCTAGGGGCTCTCTGTGAAAATGCGTCAGAAGAGcgcaaaaaattgtacaaactcGATATGCTTTCTCATGCAAGGAAAAACAGCCGCCTGAATACTATATCAGATGTGTTTAATAGAGCATTGGATTCCTCTGACCCGCTGCTTTCAACTATAAATCTAAAGGAACGCCGAAgattaaactataaaaaaagcCTACCAAGAGATGTTATTGTAGCTCTTTTGGAATCTCCTGATATTGAGCTTCCAATAACATGGGCATGTGTAGACGAGAAGAAGGCGGAGATAATGAACTCGGGCAGAGTTACCTGGAGTTGGATGAAGAGCtttgtgaaaaataaattattaactgggCACCAAG gtatatgTACAAAGTTTCAGGTTTCTATCTTCAAAAATGGTATAAATGCAAATTCgggactttttgcccacagtgCACTGCGTGTTAAATAA